The following proteins are encoded in a genomic region of Elgaria multicarinata webbii isolate HBS135686 ecotype San Diego chromosome 16, rElgMul1.1.pri, whole genome shotgun sequence:
- the CKMT1A gene encoding creatine kinase U-type, mitochondrial translates to MAGMFARVLSARRSGRLLVLAGAAGSVAAGFLLSRDSVRATGAQRRLYPPSAEYPDLRKHNNCMASNLTPALYAQLCDKTTPNGWTLDQCIQTGVDNPGHPFIKTVGMVAGDEESYEVFAGLFDPVIEERHNGYNPHTMKHPTDLEASKIKAGHFDERYVLSSRVRTGRSIRGLSLPPACSRAERREVEKVTADALSGLTGDLAGKYYRLSEMTEKEQQQLIDDHFLFDKPVSPLLTAAGMARDWPDARGIWHNHEKTFLIWVNEEDHTRVISMEKGGNMKRVFERFCRGLKEVERLIQERGWEFMWNERLGYILTCPSNLGTGLRAGVHIKLPLLSKDSRFSKILENLRLQKRGTGGVDTAATGSTFDISNLDRLGKSEVELVQLVIDGVNYLIDCERRLERGQDIRIPSPVPQFRS, encoded by the exons ATGGCCGGCATGTTCGCCCGCGTTCTCTCCGCCCGAAGATCCGGCCGCCTCCTGGTCCTGGCAGGTGCCGCCGGCTCGGTGGCAGCAGGATTCCTCCTCTCCCGGGACTCGGTGCGCGCCACGGGGGCCCAGCGGCGCCTCTACCCGCCCAG TGCTGAGTACCCGGATCTGCGCAAACACAACAACTGCATGGCCAGCAACCTGACCCCGGCCCTCTACGCCCAGCTCTGTGACAAAACCACCCCCAATGGCTGGACTCTGGACCAGTGCATCCAGACAGGGGTGGACAACCCTGGCCACCCCTTTATCAAGACCGTCGGCATGGTGGCGGGAGATGAAGAGTCCTATGAG GTTTTTGCTGGTTTGTTTGACCCGGTGATTGAGGAGCGACACAATGGCTACAACCCCCACACCATGAAGCACCCTACAGACCTGGAAGCCAGTAAG atcAAGGCTGGCCACTTTGACGAGCGCTACGTGCTGTCATCACGTGTGCGGACGGGCCGCAGTATCCGTGGCCTCAGCTTGCCTCCGGCTTGCAGTCGGGCTGAGCGCCGTGAGGTGGAGAAGGTCACGGCGGACGCCCTGAGTGGCCTGACTGGGGACCTAGCTGGGAAGTACTACCGCCTCAGTGAAATGACggagaaggagcagcaacagCTCATTGAC GACCACTTCCTCTTTGACAAGCCCGTCTCCcctttgctgacagcagcaggcATGGCACGTGACTGGCCTGATGCCCGAGGAATCTG GCACAACCATGAGAAAACCTTCCTGATCTGGGTGAATGAGGAGGACCACACCCGTGTCATCTCCATGGAGAAAGGGGGCAACATGAAGAGAGTCTTTGAGAGGTTCTGCCGGGGCTTGAAGGAG GTGGAGCGCTTGATCCAGGAGAGGGGCTGGGAGTTCATGTGGAACGAGAGGCTGGGCTACATCCTGACCTGTCCCTCCAACCTTGGCACTGGGCTGCGTGCTGGGGTGCACATCAAGCTGCCGCTGCTGAGCAAA GATAGCCGCTTCAGTAAGATCCTGGAGAACCTGAGGCTGCAAAAACGTGGAACGGGCGGAGTGGATACAGCAGCCACAGGGAGCACGTTTGACATTTCCAACCTGGATCGCCTGGGCAAATCAGAG GTGGAGCTGGTGCAGCTGGTGATAGATGGGGTGAACTACCTGATTGACTGCGAACGACGCCTGGAGCGAGGCCAAGACATCCGCATCCCGTCCCCTGTGCCACAGTTCCGCAGCTGA